DNA sequence from the Coregonus clupeaformis isolate EN_2021a chromosome 30, ASM2061545v1, whole genome shotgun sequence genome:
TGTTATGTAACCATTTCCTGATCATTGATCCAGTAGTTTTTTTTGAACACACATTGCATTCAACTCATTTAACAATTAGCATTTTCCAACATCTCAATGAAGAAGCGATAACAGGTAGGTATATCTATGGGATTTTTTCTCAGGAGGGCACAGCAAACACTGTAAAAGGATCACACAGGTCAAATAACCATACCATCAAAAGCAGAGGGCAGGCGAGAGGAGCTCAGACCCCCATCATTGTAAACCATTGAAACACATAATTGGCATtaatgaaacaaacaaacaatgaaGATAATGGCTGGTTATGTATTAGTTACACTGGATGTATATTCAGCTCTATATATTTCTATTAAAAACATAAGTATATTCTGGTTATAGGATAAGAGCTGCCTGTAGTAGTGCTAGCCCACTCACCAATACCGACACTCAGAATTCAATGATGGTAAAAACAAATTAACAGCATTGGACAATTACAACACTCTTTAGAATTCCCTTCAACACAACTATAAAAAAACAAGATGATGATAATATTCTTCAAATGCTCACACATTTTTCCTACACACACAGTACTGTATAaatattaataaaaataaaaatatgaaaatggTCACATTATATTTTTCGTCACATCTAAACATAGATGAATAGTGCTCGGAATAAAATAGATGTCACACTCTAAATATGGATCAGGTCAAGGTCCTTGGCTTAGACAGTGTGGGGTACCACTCGGAACCACAAGAACAGAAAGCACTGGTAAAACGTATGAAATAACTGGATATCGAGAACATCCATTCAAATGTGCAGAGAAGTGTTGCTCAGAGATGTCTGGGACGCGTCCCAGCAATCCAACGGGACTGTGGGTGGCACAGTGGCAAGTAAAACTacacaaaatatacattaatACATGTGTAAACAAACCTATATGTATCATATTTATCTTCTGGTGTTAGTCAGTTCTTCAATGCAGGGAAGTTAGGGGCAAGATTACAAGCATTCAATTCAGGTTTCAGGGGCAGGACAAAACAATGCTTCCTACACAAAACAAGAGACCAAACTAAGCCAAGTCAGATAACGGAAAAGCCAAGACCCACCAAATGTTAAGAAAACAATGACGTCATCATCAGCATTTCATGATATTGCCGTCATAAATCCCCACCCCCCTTCTACATGCACAGGTCTCATGGCAACATAACTACAATGCAATTGGAAGGGCACAAACACAGGTAAACATGAGTCCAAATCGATGGGTTTAAAAGTGGTTGAAGGGAAGAAGCTATATGTTTATAACTGGCATCAGCTGATTGCAATTCCAAACTGAGCATTTTGTAGCTCAAACCTTGGATGTTTAATGATTACTCCACCATGCAGCAAAGACAATGAACAGCAACACACCTCACTATCCACAACTCCCTGAGCCGAGCCTCTCTTATCAGTGAGCAAAAAACATCAAGTAAACTGTACCCCAAATGaatcacactcacacatacactaccgttcaaaagtttgggatcacttagaaatgtccttgtattcgaaagaaaagcaacatttttgtccattaaattaacatcaaattgatacagtgtagacattgtcaatgttgtaaatggctattgtagctggaaatggctgattttaaTGGAatgtctacataggcgtacagaggcctattatcagcaaccatcagtcctgtgttccaatggcacgttgtgtttgctgatccaagtttatcattttaaaaggcgaattgatcattagaaaacccttttgcaattatgttagcacagctgaaaactgttgtgctgattaaagaagcaataaaacgggccttcttgagactagttgagtatctggagcatcagcaattgtgggttcgattacaggctcaaaatggccagaaacatagaacgttcttctgaaactcagtctattcttgttctgagaaatgaaggctatacccgtaaaacaccagtctcaacgtcaacagtgaagaggcgactccgggatgctgaccttctaggcagagttgcaaagaaaaagccatatctcagactgcccatcttaatattttctttttattggccagtctgagatatggctttttctttgcaactctgcctagaaggtcagcatcccggagtcgcctcttcactgttgacgttgagactggtgttttgcgggtactatttaatgaagctaccagttgaggacctgtgaggcgtctgtttctcaaactagacactctaatgtatttgtccacctgctcagttgtgcaccggggccacccactcctctttctattctggttagagccagtttgcgctgttctgtgaagggagtagtactcagcgttgtacaagatcttcagttacttggcaatttctcgcatggaatggccttcatttctcagaacaagaatagactgacgagtttcagaagaacgtTCTTTGTTTCTGCcgattttgagcctgtaatcaaacccacaattgctgatgctccagatactcaactaatctcaagaaggccagttttattgcttctttaatcagcacaacagttttcagctgtgctaacataattgcaaaagggttttctaatgatcaatttgccttttaaaatgataaacttggattagcaaacacaacgtgccattggaacacaggactgatggttgctgataatgggcctctgtacgcctatgtagatattccataaacaATTAGCCGtatccagctacaatagccattaacaacattaacaatgtctacactgtatttctgatcaatttgatgttattttaatggacaaaaaaatggcttttctttcaaaaacaaggacatttctaagtgaccccaaacttttgaatggtagtgtacatattgCACATACCTACGCACCAACAGAATTCTCCAAAAACAACAAATGTCACATtcaacaaaataaaacaaaataatacACCATGACACTGAATATGGAAAGGGCACTGTGGGGTTGGAGGATTGTGAGGTCAAACGCCAAAGAATACAAAAGAACAAACAGCAGGGAAGCAAacattttctttctctttcttcctaCATAGAGGCGGGAGTGGACCACTCTGGATAGGGTGGAAAGGGAGGGGGGGTATCTTCAAGAGTTTGGTATGTAGGCCAAGCTcgcttctccatctcctctccaggACATGGCGCTCTTAGTGAAGTTTAAACAGATTGCCCCTCTCATCCTTTTAAGGTGGAGCAGGGTAGCAGGCAGGGCCACAGGCCAGGACAGGGGTGGGGTTTAGTTGAAGCCCATGTCGGTCTGGTAGGTGGAATGGTGACCATCTGACGTCAGCTGGGTGGTCTCTGTCGCTGATGGCTGCACCAAGATGGCTTCACCGCCAGCCTCTGTCAGAGAgagaccgacacacacacacatgcacacgcacagggTAAGATATAAAGGGTCAGTGATGATGGCACTCCATAGTAAACTACAATGCAATTGAGACAAGTCAAGTGTAAGTGATAGGGTTGCAAACCTCTGGTAAAGTTACCAACATTATGCAACCCCAGTCACTGATGAAGTGATTTGTGTTCATGCAGAAACATGTTTCTGACACAATAAGCAGTCGATCTCACCTCTCTCGTCAGACTGCATCTGGGCCTCCAGGTCCTCAGGGGACACATAGAAGTCGGGCTCCTGGCCCTCTGGGGGCCGCGGTTTACACTTTCCACAACAGCAGTTACAGCAACAACACAGGCAACAGCAGAAGTAGCAGCCAGTGGCCAGGCCACAGAACACAAACAACGCCTGCAGCGGGAAAACAAGGCAGCGTGTGtgtaagagagcgagagagagagagagagagagagatcaagaagaaaaaaaacaataacAATAGCCAACAATGTTAGAGAggctttgttttatttttacagggTTTGTGTTATATTTGACCATAAGTCCACTCTACATGTCGACCCCtcacctccccacctccccaTGGCCCCTTGCAGTCTCACCTTAGCCCACCAGCTGGACAGAACAAAGTAGGTGTTGACATTCTCCTCGCCAAACTGCTCAGCCACGTACAGTCCCAGGGAGCCGTACTTGTCATAGATGTTCCGCTTGGTGGGGTCGTTCAGAATGGCATGGGCATTGTTGATCTCCTTAAACTTGTCAGAAGCTTCCGGGTTATCTGGGTTCTTATCAGGGTGGAATTTCAACGCAAGTTTTCTAAGAACACATAAGAGTGAGAATTAGAATCTACCAATAAACACAACATAAGTCTATATTTATATAactctaaattatttttttcttttttattgaTTATGAGTATTAGTATGACTACTACAGTAAGTGTCTGTGCCTTTCTGACTGACCTGTAGGATTTCTT
Encoded proteins:
- the LOC121546705 gene encoding dnaJ homolog subfamily C member 5-like, with product MAAHEQARQRSLSTSGESLYIVLGIDKLATPDDIKKSYRKLALKFHPDKNPDNPEASDKFKEINNAHAILNDPTKRNIYDKYGSLGLYVAEQFGEENVNTYFVLSSWWAKALFVFCGLATGCYFCCCLCCCCNCCCGKCKPRPPEGQEPDFYVSPEDLEAQMQSDEREAGGEAILVQPSATETTQLTSDGHHSTYQTDMGFN